The Hahella sp. HNIBRBA332 genome window below encodes:
- the sodB gene encoding superoxide dismutase [Fe], whose amino-acid sequence MAFELPALPYEKNALAPHISEETIEYHYGKHHKTYVDKLNGLVPGTEYEGKSLEEIIMASKSGPVFNNAAQIWNHTFYWHCLSPNGGGEPTGELADAINKTFGSFESFKTQFTDKAVNNFGSAWTWLVKNADGSLEIFNTSNAGTPMTDGKTALLTVDVWEHAYYIDYRNVRPNYMNAFWNLVNWDFVAKNLAA is encoded by the coding sequence ATGGCATTTGAACTTCCTGCTCTCCCTTACGAAAAGAATGCGCTTGCGCCGCACATTTCCGAAGAAACTATCGAATACCACTACGGTAAACACCACAAAACTTACGTCGATAAGTTGAACGGTCTGGTTCCAGGAACTGAATACGAAGGGAAGTCTCTGGAAGAAATTATTATGGCTTCCAAGAGCGGCCCCGTTTTCAACAACGCCGCCCAAATATGGAACCATACTTTCTACTGGCACTGTTTGAGCCCTAACGGCGGCGGCGAGCCTACCGGCGAGTTGGCGGACGCTATCAACAAAACCTTCGGCTCCTTTGAAAGCTTCAAAACCCAATTCACTGACAAAGCCGTTAACAACTTCGGTTCTGCATGGACCTGGTTGGTCAAAAACGCTGACGGCTCTCTGGAAATCTTCAACACCAGCAACGCGGGCACGCCAATGACTGACGGCAAAACTGCCCTGCTGACTGTTGACGTTTGGGAGCACGCCTACTACATCGATTACAGAAATGTTCGTCCTAACTACATGAACGCATTCTGGAATCTGGTGAACTGGGATTTCGTCGCCAAGAACCTGGCCGCTTAA